A window of Bradyrhizobium sp. AZCC 1719 genomic DNA:
CGATCGCGCAGCATATGGTCGCCAAGCCGCCTTACGATATCGAGCGCGACTTCCAGCCTATCGCGCTAGTCACGACCGGGCACCTCCTGCTTGCTGTCGCGCCCTCGCTGCCGATCCACAGCGTCGTCGAACTGGTCGAGTACGCCAAGAAGAACCCCGGCAAGCTTTCGAACGCGTCGTCGGGCAGCGGTTCGCCGGGCCATGTCAGCGGCGAGCTATTCAAATTCATGAGCGGCACCGACATCGTGCACGTGCCCTACAAGGGCGGGACCGCCGCCATCACGGACCTCATTGCGGGGCGCGTCGATCTCATGTTCGAGAGCCTCACGTCCATCGCGCCGCATGCCAGGCAGAAGGCTATCCGGGCGTTGGGCGTCACCGGTCCGAAGCGTTCGGCCGGCTTCCCCGAGCTGCCGACGATCGCCGAGGCCGGCGTTCCCGGTTATGAAGCGCCGATATGGTTTGGCGTCGCGGCACCAGCCGGCACGCCTCGCCCGATTGCCGATAAACTCAACGCGGCCATCAACCGTGCAATCCAATCTGACTTCTTCAAAGCGCGCTATGAGCAAATCGGCGACGAGCCGGCTGGCGGGACGCCAGAGGAGTTCGCAGCGCTCATCAAGAAGGAATCGGCGAAATGGGCCGATGTCGTGAAGCGCTCCGGCGCGAAATTGGAGTAGGCGCTTATC
This region includes:
- a CDS encoding Bug family tripartite tricarboxylate transporter substrate binding protein — encoded protein: MCIKQLLFASLTCAAAFATTAQAQYPERAIKIVVPQAPGSATDNGARILAQELSKELRQSIIIENRPGGAFVIGNDAVAKAQPDGYTLLFASIGAFAIAQHMVAKPPYDIERDFQPIALVTTGHLLLAVAPSLPIHSVVELVEYAKKNPGKLSNASSGSGSPGHVSGELFKFMSGTDIVHVPYKGGTAAITDLIAGRVDLMFESLTSIAPHARQKAIRALGVTGPKRSAGFPELPTIAEAGVPGYEAPIWFGVAAPAGTPRPIADKLNAAINRAIQSDFFKARYEQIGDEPAGGTPEEFAALIKKESAKWADVVKRSGAKLE